A genomic segment from Luteolibacter ambystomatis encodes:
- the hisI gene encoding phosphoribosyl-AMP cyclohydrolase, which translates to MNPVFAPRGNKAEIEEGAAFAPKFDADGLIAAMAIDSVTREPLMLAYMNEESLRRTLEIGEAVYWSRSRKEFWHKGATSGHVQKIVEIRTDCDQDALVLVVEQVGAGACHTGRGSCFYRRVVKGPDGAAALEFTGGGRTFDPGAVYGKA; encoded by the coding sequence ATGAATCCTGTGTTCGCACCCCGTGGCAACAAGGCCGAGATCGAGGAAGGCGCCGCCTTCGCCCCGAAATTCGACGCCGATGGACTGATTGCCGCCATGGCCATCGATTCCGTGACCCGCGAGCCGCTGATGCTCGCTTACATGAACGAGGAATCCCTCCGCCGGACCTTGGAAATCGGAGAAGCCGTCTATTGGTCACGCTCCCGCAAGGAGTTCTGGCACAAGGGCGCGACCTCCGGGCATGTGCAGAAAATCGTGGAAATCCGCACCGACTGCGACCAGGACGCCCTGGTGCTGGTGGTGGAGCAGGTGGGTGCCGGAGCCTGTCACACCGGGCGCGGCTCGTGCTTCTACCGCCGCGTGGTGAAGGGCCCGGATGGTGCCGCGGCACTGGAATTTACCGGCGGTGGCCGCACCTTCGATCCCGGGGCGGTGTACGGAAAAGCCTGA
- a CDS encoding ATP-binding protein — MAYTADHAYQLVEAAHERGRLAHAFLISGARGSGKEALTARIIQLVNGSGAQGGGFDLFGEPVVVETPPLDDLEGPWVHILRPRMKSRRIAVDAIRDLERPLRLTAPEGKWKVGVVAEADRMGVEASNAFLKTLEEPPARTLLLLLTSNPQALLPTILSRCVRLPLLGGVGLEAEGGQELVTSLDKVTASGLGNPRVALSIKAVFSSILEQRRDTATAAAEAALKEEEQAYKQVTEGDWLKRREEFHKAAAESEYLEARGRLFDVLTAWVADVLRVKSGAGGLDFPDSLPALRKVADAEPEGRLLQRMEALESLRRSLDTNAQEQLALEVGFLRTFG; from the coding sequence ATGGCTTACACGGCGGATCATGCATACCAGTTGGTCGAGGCGGCGCACGAACGCGGCCGGCTTGCCCACGCCTTCCTGATCAGCGGCGCCCGTGGCAGCGGCAAGGAAGCCCTCACCGCCCGGATCATCCAGCTGGTGAATGGCTCCGGAGCGCAGGGCGGCGGTTTCGATCTCTTCGGTGAGCCGGTGGTGGTGGAAACTCCGCCGCTGGATGACCTGGAGGGTCCGTGGGTCCACATCCTGCGCCCGCGCATGAAATCCCGCCGCATCGCGGTGGACGCCATCCGCGATCTGGAGCGCCCGCTGCGCCTCACCGCCCCGGAGGGGAAATGGAAGGTCGGCGTGGTGGCCGAGGCGGACCGGATGGGCGTGGAAGCCTCGAACGCTTTCCTGAAGACCCTTGAGGAACCACCGGCCCGCACCCTGCTGCTACTCCTGACCTCCAATCCACAGGCCTTGCTCCCGACCATCCTCTCCCGCTGCGTCCGTCTGCCACTGCTCGGCGGCGTGGGACTGGAAGCGGAGGGCGGTCAGGAGCTCGTCACCTCCCTGGACAAGGTCACCGCCAGCGGCCTCGGCAACCCACGCGTCGCCCTCTCGATCAAGGCGGTCTTTTCCTCCATCCTCGAACAGCGCCGGGATACCGCCACCGCTGCGGCGGAAGCCGCCCTCAAGGAAGAAGAACAGGCCTACAAGCAGGTCACGGAAGGCGACTGGCTGAAGCGCCGCGAGGAATTCCACAAGGCTGCCGCCGAATCCGAATACCTGGAAGCCCGCGGACGCCTGTTCGACGTGCTCACCGCCTGGGTCGCGGACGTGCTGCGGGTGAAATCCGGCGCGGGCGGGCTGGACTTTCCTGACTCCCTGCCCGCCCTGCGGAAAGTCGCGGACGCCGAGCCGGAAGGCCGCTTGCTCCAGCGCATGGAAGCCTTGGAATCCCTGAGACGCTCCCTGGACACCAATGCCCAGGAACAACTCGCCCTGGAAGTCGGCTTCCTGAGAACCTTCGGATGA